The DNA region GCTACAGCATCGCCGTCACGGAGGCCGACGAGAACGCCGCAGGGCTCGGCGATCAGCTGGCGGCGCGCACCGCCGCCGTCACCAGCCATCCGCTGGTGCCAGTCCGCGCCCGCGCCGAAACCCGGGCCGAACTACCGGCACAGACACGGTTCCTGACCGTGGACCACCCCCAGGTACGGCTCGTGGGCCTGACCGTCCCGAGCGAGGGACAGCTCATGATCCGCCTGCAGTCCCTGGCGGACGTCCCGGTCACCTGCCGCATCAGCACTCCGCTCGTCGTCGGCACGGCGTTCCGTACCAACTACCTCGGTCTGACACCGCATGAAATCGGTTTGGAACCGGAGGGCACCGTCCCGGTCACCGTGCCGGCACTGGGCACGGTGGCGGTCGTCCTCCACCTGGACTCGTCCGAGGGATGACTCGGTAGGAGTGGCGACCATGGAGGGTTCGGTGTCGTGGCATTGGCCCTCGAAGGATCCGGCGGCAGGCTCGGAGCGCTGCGTCGGCGGGCCGCGGAGCGCTCCGAGCGGGATGGTCAGAACGAGCAGGTGTCCATCCAGCGCGTGACCAGGGATGGATTGTTCTTGTCCGGGTCACGTACGGGACCGCACAGGAACGGGCTGAAGCGGGTGTCGGCACGCAGCCAGAGACTGAGGAACGACACAATCCACTTGCCCTGCTTGGCCTTGTTGCCGGAGCCCGTCATCGGGCACAGGTGGTCGCCCGGAACCTCGACGTAGAGCTTCTCTGCCTGGGACATGGAGTTGTACCAGGGCACCGCATAGGTGTTGCCGTGGGCGACGGAGTCGCTTTGACAGGTCAGGAAGAACGTGGGCTCGGTGACCCCGGAGAAGTTCGCGTTCGGGTGGTACGGGGCCGTGGGCACGCCAGCCCGGAAGCGCGCGTCGTCCCGGAGAGCCGCCATGACACCACCGCCGCCCATCGAGTGACCGACCGCGCCGAGCGTACCGTTGACCTTCCCGGACAGCGGGTTGCCAGCTGTGTTGCCGAGCGCGATCAGCTGGGTGCCTGCCGCGGTGATCTGCCGGCCGCGTGATTCGGGATCGTCGGTGAGCGTGTTGGTTCCGACGTTGACGACGACGAAGCCCCAGGAGGCGAGGCGGGGTGCGAGCCACTGCAGGTTCTGCTGTGTGCCCTGATAGCCGGGCATCAGTACGACACCCGGGTACGAGCCGCTGTTGGTGGGATACGTGACCGTGCCTGAGCCGTATCCGCTCGGGCCGGGAACGGTGTAAGTGGCGGTGGTCAGCGGCCCGTTGGCGGCCTCCAGGGAAGTGGCCGTCGGGTCCGGGACGCCGTTGCCCGGAGGAGTGCCGCCCCCTGAGCCGTACACCTGGAACTCCCACAGCGAGTAGCCGTAGGCGGTGCCGCGCTGCGTGCCCAGCAGGCGGACGTACCGGCCGTTGCCGTTCACGTCGAGGGTCTGCACGCCGCCGGCGCCGGTCGTGGTCGAGTAGATGGTGGTCCAGGCGGTGCCGTTGGTGGAGGTCTGGATCTGGAACGTTCGGGCGTACGCGGCCTCCCAGCGCAGCACGACCTGGCTGATGGTGGCAGCGGCGCCCAGATCGACGCTCAGCCACTGCGGGTCACTGAACGCGCTCCCCCAGCGCGTCCCGGTGTTGCCGTCGACGGCCGCCGAGGCGGGAGTGGACGTGTTCTCGGTGGACGAGGAGGTCGCGGGTTTGCCCTGGGACAGCAGGTCTGCGGCGGCCGCCGGCGGGGCGGCGGCCGTCAGCAGAGTCAGCGTCAGGCCGATGGTGGTTGCCAGGGAGATCAATGCCGTCATGGCACGGGGCCGGGTCCGTAACGGCGGGGCCGTGTGAGTGGAGCGACGGGATGGACGCATTGCTTTACCTCCGGATTGTGGTGAGAGCGCGGTTACCGGACAGCGGGGTGCGCCGGTGCTGTGAGAGCTGGCGATTGGCCGGTGGCTGATCTCTCCCCGTGCGGAAGAAGGAGAAAGGGGAGCTGCGTGCGGCGGCTACCGGGACTGTTCGAAGAGCCAGTCGATGACCACGTCGTTCTCATAGGTCTGGGCCCATGCGAGGTGTGGGTTCACCGGTGTCGTGCCGGACGTGTAGCTGGTGAACAGGACGTGGCTGCGCGTGGCCTTGGCTTGCCGTAGGAGCTCCCGGGACCTGGCCTCGAACTGCGCCTTCGGCAGGTCGTTCGCCCACTCCCCCCGGCTGACCCGGGCACCGGCGGTCTCCAGCGCGTTCATCAGTGTCCAGGTGCCGGGCTTGCCGAACCGGCCCTCCCGGTAGGGGACGACCGGGTCGTCGACGGAGTGGTCGGCCCAGATCGGGATGTGCGTGATCCTGTCCATGGTGGCCGAGTCGCCCCAGCCGGCCGTGGGCAGGGCGGCCGCGAACACGTCGGGTCGCTTCGCCAGCAGGCTGTAGATACCGCGCCCGCCCGAGGACAGGCCGACGAGATAGAGCCGGGCCGTGTCCACGTTACGGGCGTTCTCGCTCACAAAGGTGTCGATGAGTTCGATCAGAGCGGCCTGGACCTTGGCATCGGTCCAGTCCGTGCCGTCGGGTCCGTCCATGGGACGGGGCAGGGGAATCTGGGGAGAGAGGACGAACGCGGGGTCGCGGCGCTGTCGTTCCGGTTTGGCGAAGGCGACCGCGACCCGGTTGGAGGTGAGCTGGGTCATGTTGTTGTCCGCGACTTCACCACCGCCGTGCAGGGTGACGACGAGCGGGTACCGCGTGCGGGTCCGCGGGTTCCGTACGAATCCCTCGGGCCTGTACAGCCGGAAGTCCAGTTCGAAGCCGGTGGAGTCGGTGAAGGAACCCGCGGCGAAGTCGTCGACCACGGGAGTGGTGACGTTGTCGTTCCGGACCGCGAACGGACCAGCCCTGAGCACTGGTTCGCCTTCCGGGGTGTGCACGTCCGCCATCTGTCTGACGGAGTACGCACGGTCCAGCGGAAGGGGGTCGATGCCCGCGGCCCGCGCGTTGGAGTCGTTCGGGTCGAGCTCGATGATCAGTCGGTCCCCCGGCCGTCCTGGGCGGGACCGGTCGTCCACTTCGGCGGTGGTGCTGGAGTAGACCCGGGTCACCGTACGAGCCGCTGTCTGCCCGCCCACGGTGGCCTTCACCTGGAAGGCCGAGGGCGGTATCTCCCCGCCACGTAGGTCGATGCGGTGCGAGTACTGGAGGGCGACGGCTGTCACCAGCCAGTTGTTCCTCGGCGTCACCCGCGTGACGAGGTCCGTTCGCAGGACCGGATTACGCCCCCCGGCCGCCTGTTGTCCCTCGGATGTGCCTGTGCCGGCGGCCGCGGCGGTTGCCGTAGTCACGGCCGGCGCCGCTGCCGCGCCTGCGGTGACTGCGAGCGCCCTACGTCTGGTGATCCGTCTCATGTGCGTCCTCGTCTCGGTCCTGTGGGGAACTGGGTCGCGCGGATCTGGTGCCTGTTGTGAGTGGAGGCGGTCGCCCTGCTCCGGACTCCCGGGAACGGGCGGCGCGTTGGAGGTCTCAGCGGCACGTGCGGTGGCTGCCGGGAGTCCACGAACGGCGGGGGAAATGCGCTGGGACCCGGGTCGCCGGTCACAGGGAGAACGCGCCGGTCAGCAGGGCGCCGACGGTCATGACCAGGGTGGTGGCGAAGGCCCAGCGGAAGATGAAGCGCTGGTGTTCGCCCAGCGACACGCCGCTCATGCCGACCAGGATGAACGTGGAGGCGGTGAGCGGACTGAGCGGGAACCCCGTGGTCATCTGGCCGAGAATGGCGGCCCGGGCGACCTCGGCCGGGTCCGTGCCGAAGCCGTGCGCGGTCTCGGCGAGTACGGGCAGGACGCCGAAGTAGTAGGCGTCCGGGGTGAAGACCAGGCTCAGCGGCATGGCAGTGACGGCCACCGCGACGGGCAGGTGGGATCCGAAGGAGTCGGGGACGACGGAGACGAGCGCCTCGGCCATCTCGTCGATCATCTTGGTGCCGGTGAGGATTCCCGTGAGGACGCCGGCCGCGAAGATCATCGTGGTGACCAGGACCACGCTCTTGGCGTGCTTGTCGAGCAGCGCCTGTTGCTGTTCCCATGTGGGGTGGTTGACCAGCACCGCGATCGCGAACCCGAGGACGAACAGCACCGGAAGGGGCATCACTTCCTGGATCAGGCAGACCAGGAGGGTGACGGTGAGCAGGAGGTTGAAGACGTTCAGCCAGGTCCGTGGCAACGGCGGGACCCGGACGGTGCCAGGCCCGTCCCCGGGAGCCCGGAGGGCCTGGCTCTCCCCGTCGGCCGTCGCGGGGGTGGCGTGCCGGCTCGGCTCAGGTTCGGTGGTCGCCGTGACCGTCGCAGCGGCGGCGGGTTCACGGTCGTCCCGCTCGTCCTTGCCCGCGTTCGGAGCCGGACCCTGCGGGGACAGCGCGGCGAGACGGTTGCGTTCCCGGCGGCCGAGCAGGTACGAGGCCACCAGCACCCAGACGACACCGAAGCCCATCGTGGGCAGCACGGGGTTGAAGACCTCGGAACTGTCCAGCTTCAGCGCCGCCATGGCACGTACGGTCGGACCACCCCAGGGAACCATGTTCATCACGCCCGCGCCCAGG from Streptomyces sp. NBC_00258 includes:
- a CDS encoding CitMHS family transporter, with amino-acid sequence MLAALGFATIAVLLLLTMTKRASVLVALILLPVLAALIGGFAGDLGEFILGGLSKVAPTGIMIAFAVLYFSLMVDAGLFDPLIRGLLRVARGDPLRITVATAVLTLCVSLDGDGASTFLITVSALLPVYKRLGMNPLVLSGVVCLGAGVMNMVPWGGPTVRAMAALKLDSSEVFNPVLPTMGFGVVWVLVASYLLGRRERNRLAALSPQGPAPNAGKDERDDREPAAAATVTATTEPEPSRHATPATADGESQALRAPGDGPGTVRVPPLPRTWLNVFNLLLTVTLLVCLIQEVMPLPVLFVLGFAIAVLVNHPTWEQQQALLDKHAKSVVLVTTMIFAAGVLTGILTGTKMIDEMAEALVSVVPDSFGSHLPVAVAVTAMPLSLVFTPDAYYFGVLPVLAETAHGFGTDPAEVARAAILGQMTTGFPLSPLTASTFILVGMSGVSLGEHQRFIFRWAFATTLVMTVGALLTGAFSL
- a CDS encoding poly(ethylene terephthalate) hydrolase family protein; this encodes MTALISLATTIGLTLTLLTAAAPPAAAADLLSQGKPATSSSTENTSTPASAAVDGNTGTRWGSAFSDPQWLSVDLGAAATISQVVLRWEAAYARTFQIQTSTNGTAWTTIYSTTTGAGGVQTLDVNGNGRYVRLLGTQRGTAYGYSLWEFQVYGSGGGTPPGNGVPDPTATSLEAANGPLTTATYTVPGPSGYGSGTVTYPTNSGSYPGVVLMPGYQGTQQNLQWLAPRLASWGFVVVNVGTNTLTDDPESRGRQITAAGTQLIALGNTAGNPLSGKVNGTLGAVGHSMGGGGVMAALRDDARFRAGVPTAPYHPNANFSGVTEPTFFLTCQSDSVAHGNTYAVPWYNSMSQAEKLYVEVPGDHLCPMTGSGNKAKQGKWIVSFLSLWLRADTRFSPFLCGPVRDPDKNNPSLVTRWMDTCSF
- a CDS encoding prolyl oligopeptidase family serine peptidase; its protein translation is MRRITRRRALAVTAGAAAAPAVTTATAAAAGTGTSEGQQAAGGRNPVLRTDLVTRVTPRNNWLVTAVALQYSHRIDLRGGEIPPSAFQVKATVGGQTAARTVTRVYSSTTAEVDDRSRPGRPGDRLIIELDPNDSNARAAGIDPLPLDRAYSVRQMADVHTPEGEPVLRAGPFAVRNDNVTTPVVDDFAAGSFTDSTGFELDFRLYRPEGFVRNPRTRTRYPLVVTLHGGGEVADNNMTQLTSNRVAVAFAKPERQRRDPAFVLSPQIPLPRPMDGPDGTDWTDAKVQAALIELIDTFVSENARNVDTARLYLVGLSSGGRGIYSLLAKRPDVFAAALPTAGWGDSATMDRITHIPIWADHSVDDPVVPYREGRFGKPGTWTLMNALETAGARVSRGEWANDLPKAQFEARSRELLRQAKATRSHVLFTSYTSGTTPVNPHLAWAQTYENDVVIDWLFEQSR